Genomic window (Phragmites australis chromosome 5, lpPhrAust1.1, whole genome shotgun sequence):
AACAAACCTTTATGTCTCCACTTCGGTTTGTTTACTTTTAAGTTTTTGCTTTGATATGTGCTTTCCACTAGATCTACTTGGTTGTGCGTACTTGTGAGTGCAGGTGATTTGTGGATCTGCTAGTGGACATCTCTAGACGCATATCTTCTTATTTGGTTCAAGCTAGAACTCATTAGATGTAGTTTACATTCGAGATGCCTCTGTTTTTGCGAAAGATCTGCAGAAGTGCAGAGGCTCCACAAAAGTGTGGAGAGTCCGTAAAATTTGCCGAGACTCCACTTTTAACTAATTCACTGCAAGTTTGTTTGAATTGCAAGTGAACGCTTATTCATCCCCCTCTAAGCAACATCTCGATCCTTTTAGTTTTTCCGACCGTTCCGTCTGTTTTTATCCCTACTTACCAGGGTGCCATAGATTTCTGAAGGAACCACCCTTTCAGAATACCACACTAGTATGAGCGTCCGTTGTGCTCCTATAGTAACTGTGCTCGAATGTTGACATCATTCGATGTGGAGACACCCTAATTTTATGGTGTGTTCATCTTTTCCACTCTTCCGCatttgccaatttttttttattacgaACTACACTCATGACACCATCTTTAATTGTTAAACAACATTGCTGCTTTAAGGAATGGATCAACGTGGTGAGACCGCCATTCAATAGGAGATGGATCAAAGATGTCGAAGCCAAACAAGAGTATGAGATCATGATAGAGAAAACACGACAGAGACAGAAGATACGTCGTGTGCAGCAACAAAAACAACAACGGCGAGAATTGGAACGCAAGTGATAGCTTGAGGACCTTCAAAGGCTAGAGAAGGAACGTTGCCTCTGTGAGGACATTTTAAGGAGGCATGATACCGAACTTCAAAGCGTGAGGAACTAATTTAGAGGTGCCAAGCTCTCTTACGTCACCAGTAAAAAGAGGATCGCGAAGTGGCATGTGACAGAATCCATATTCCATCCCCGACATTATAATATTACAACCATGTATTACAAACTTTGTATTAATCGTAAACATTTACCTTTTTAAATCAAATTGACGGGTCCTACTCTCCTCGTCCGATTAATCCACTTTTAAAAATTTCTCTGGAATGGATTCAcaatataatttaaaaaaactcaaaaatttcTATTTCATAACCATTcctaattttatttaaaaatcaaataaatttagTTGCCTACGACATATTCTTATTCCCCATCCAACGAGTGACGAGagtatatatttgcaaaatttcaaaataaacctatacatatttgcaatttttgaattttgtttaaaaaaatatatatatataaacaggAGGTGAGCTCGAGGACGTGGCGCGCCCCGCACCACCCCGAGGTCCAGCAATCCACCGAGGGCGGTCGCGGATTAAGATATTCCTGCGACGATCACGGCAAGGACACGTAGGCCGAAGCGCAGCGTTTAACACGAACTGGGCTAGATATTTTCACCCGGTCAGCCACTACCCGGCTGGGCCCCACCTGACTGACCTCTCTCGGTTGGTGCTTGCACGGGACGGCACCGGCTCGCGCGCACGTGGCGTGACCGCAGGCGGTCGAGATCGCGCGGTCTGCTCGCCCGAGCGCGCCGAGCCGTCCATTGCTTTTCTTTTACTCCGCGGCCGCGGCGTCGGGTGgcttccctcccctccccctctcctctcctctcctgccTGCCCCGCCGAGCGTGCCCACCCCACCCACACCGAGGAGGAAAGCGGAAAGGGTGAGGAAAATATCGTGCTCCAGCGCAGCGCAGCAGAGCGGAGCGgacgccaccgccaccgccgccctgaATAGATTAGGCGCGGATAATGGAGAGGCCCCGGCCGCGACGGGCGGAGGAGGGCGCCGCCGGTGGCCCCAGCAGCCGCAGCTAGCAGCAGCCGTACATCTGAGCTTTGAGCAGGCGTGGGGGCTCGTGAGGAACTGAATTGATTGGGCGATACTACTAGCGGCCGCggggatggaggaggaggcgtctGCAGATCCAACAACCGCGTCCTCCTCCTGCGCCTACGTCCCTGGCTCCGGCCGCTGCTGATTCGGACGCTTGGGTTGGAGTCCGGTGGGTGGGGTTTGGGTATGATGGGGGTCGGCGAAGGGGAtcgcgtcggcggcggcggcggaatgGGGGGAGGGCAGCAGTTCGTGGACCGGAGCAAGGTGAGGATTCTGCTCTGCGACGGCGACCCCACCAGCTCACGAGAGGTGCTCCGGCTGCTCTGCAACTGCTCATACCAAGGTCAATCAAGCTTTGCACCCCGTATCTGGTTGCTTTAATAGTTGGGATTACCGGATTAGGATCACGTTCGCTTCTCCCTGTGGGCTTAATCATTAGCAGTCTAATGATGTGTATGTGTGTTCGTACGGTTGTGATAGTGTTTGGTGCCCTTTCTGTTTCAGTTACTTGCGCCAAGTCTCCACGGCAGGTGATCAATATTCTCAACTTCGAGGCCTCCGAGATCGACATCATCCTGGCCGAGGTCGATCTGCCGGTCTCCAAGTGTTTCAAGATGCTGAAGTACATTGCCAGGAACAAGGACCTGCGCCACATCCCCATCATCAGTAAGCTGCCTTCCTGTTCTGCAGTTTTGCTGATTACTGTGACGTGCTTGTAGTGATCATCCTCCTGCTTATGGAATTATGCAGTGATGTCCAACAGAGATGAGGTGTCTGTTGTTGTCAAGTGCTTGCGGCTTGGGGCGGCCGAGTACCTGGTGAAGCCGTTGCGCACGAATGAGCTACTGAACCTCTGGACCCATGTGTGGCGGCGAAGGCGCATGGTAAATGGCACTATGCTGATTCACCTTCACCTCTGTGTTAAAAAGCATGCTCTAAGCTGATATGCCTGTAGCTGTTGCTGTACCTGCATGAATTGTTCTTTAAATTGACTATTGGTGTTTATAGCTTGGTCTGCCCGAGAAAAACTTCTTCAATGACAACTTCGAGTTGGTGCTCTCGGAGCCTAGTGATGCCAATACCAATAGCACCACTCTCCTCTCAGATGAGACAGATGATAGGCCAAAAGAAAACATGAATCAAGAAACAGGCACCTCCAATCAACGTGAATATGAGGTAATGAACTTATTACTGTTTAGGAAGTTTGTTGCATTCTTTTTGCTGTTTCAGTAGCTTTCCAGTTTTGCACTTTGCTCTTGCCACTAATATATGCCCTTTTACCTTCTATGTTAACCTGTATGCTTCGTGATACTTGTTTAAATGCCGTTCCGTTTCTTGGAATGTTTCCAGTCCAATCCTTCTGTTGCTGATCCcgaacaaaaaggaaaaatggaaGGTGTACCAGGCTCTGTTGTAGACACTGATCAAGCATGTAAGATTTTTTAGTCTAACCTTTCTTTTTGCTGCAACTGTTTTTCCTTTCTCCCTAACTTTACTGTTAATCACCTATAGTTCTGCAGCTGTTTtctgattattatttttaattaccaGCATCTACAGGAATAATGTTTTCACGCCCTATAAAGACTAATCTTAGGGTTGCTGAGTCatctgcatttctagcatatgTTAAGTCAAGCACCCCAACCACCAGCTCATTTGATAGTGAACTACAAAGAGGTGGCAGTCGGTTAGATTCTTTGGATTACCAGGGTAACTGCTCTGGTGCAACCGACAGAAGTGACACTGGTATTGATGTAAATATTCGGGATAAAGAAGCTTTTGAGATGCCTGTACAGTACCCTATGGTATGCTATTCTTCCTCTTACTTGCATATGGAGCGAAGCAATGAAGGCCAAAATGATACTTCAGGAACTCCTCCTGTATACCATTTTCCATTTTACTATCCAGGGATGGTAGAACACAACATGACACTTCCTACAGTGCAAAATTTTCAAGGAAACATAAACCATGCTCAACCGCATACACCACCAACATTGCTCCCTCGATACAATGTTTATCCCCAATGCCATGGTGTACCTATGATGCCATCATTTCAGTTTAATCCTGCTGGTATGAGCATGCAGTCAAGTCATTTACCAACGCAAAATTTGTGGCCATTGGTATCAAGCACACCTATACCTGAGGAAACATGCAGTCGCTCTGAAAGGAGGGCTGCAGCTCTGGCCAAATTCAGGCAGAAAAGGAAAGAGCGCTGTTTTGACAAGAAAGTGAGGTATGTGAATCGGAAGAAACTTGCTGAAACAAGACCAAGGGTACGAGGGCAGTTTGTTAGGCAGACAAGCAATGCGGATATTATGAGCACTGGAGATGATATCTCTGAAGACGAAGATGATCCATCATCCCGGGAGGTAGAGATGGTTTCTTCTCCAGAGTAGCGGGAAAGGTCTTCTATGTGATATAGAGCACAGATTATTTCTGCTCACTTTGTTACTCGGCAGACCTAGGCAATACATTCTTCTGCTGGCAAATAGGCAATACACTATTTTGTTCACACACAATACATCCTTTTGCCCCCAAAGAAGTTGTGGCGTATCCACCATTATTACTGTGGACATCTGAGAGAAATCATATTTCGTGCTAGTCAGTGATGCACATGCCGATTTAGATCAGTGTCTTCTTGCTGCAGActaatctctctctctgtctggGGTCTGCTTAACTTGTCATCTTGGATGAGATCGAACAATAGAAATTGTACTTATGTTTTCAAGTTGAGCTGTTATACTTCCCATTGCCTTCCTCTCGGTTCCTCCCACAAGCTGGTGTCTGCAAATATATGAAGCGAGGACCCATTTCTTGAAGAATGAAGGAAACAAATCAATTAATGGACGTCCGTGTACCATTTGGTTGGTAACTAGCTTCGCTACAAAACTTTGCCCAACCATAGTCTTGTGGGAAGAAAATTGACAACTAACATTCGGCTAACTTTAGGGAAAAAATTGTTTCTATGACAGCCAGGAGGAATGTTAGGCAAGCAGCAAGCTAGAGTTGTGGCagcaataaaaaacaaacaaactagTAAAACTATGACTGACTAAGCTTAGGTGTAATAACCTTAGGTCGCAATCTAAACAAGAGTCTCAGAAGATTGAAATGTAAAGTACTCAATAGTTCGTAGGCATCAACCGAGAGTTCAGCAAGGTTCGTGCATATGAACCAATGGTGTTTCTTAATAGTGTCAGACTGTCAGTTGAGGATTCCTCGTAAGATCCAGTCTAAGTTTGGAGGACATGACGGTATTTCCAATACTTTGGTGGGTAAACAAAATTGTTCGTTAAGGTGACCGGTTACAAATCATTGCTCAAAATCGAGTCCATTTCAAATGTTGATCTCAAAGTTCCCAGCTTCCACACCCGTAGCTTTTGAAGAGCAGAAGGTAAGTAGGCCTACCAGTGATTGCAGTGCCGCATCACCACTACCAACCTAGTATAAGCGGGCAATGCTCATCGTATTTAAATGACGATTCCTGTTCCGTTGCTacccaactaatcatgaagGGTGGCACAGGAATGACAAGTTAATTCTTTATAGGGCATCAGTAAAACTCATAATCCCTGATATGCTATAATATGTCTATAACATATAATTTCACCTTAGTTACTTACGTGTGACATCTAATAGTATATCAaggatttaaattttaattagtGACGTATGAAAAATTATACCTAAATTTTATTATCTCTACTATATCatcccatctaataaaaaaaggaaaaaatcgAAAACAAATCCTGCAAAACTAAAAAAGAAATGAAGGAAAACTGAACCGTCCTCCTTCCCCCCAACCACCTGCCCCGGCCGCCCTCCGCCCATCTCACCCCCACACCCCGCCGCCTCTCGATCCCCAAACCCTTCGCCACCACCTGCTGCACCCGTTGGCCGTTGCCGGTGGTGAACTTGGCAGGCAGCGGCCTCCACGGCCTTCTCATGCCTCGCCTATGCGCCGTTCTCAGGTCTCAACCGCGCCGGCGCGCGGGTCACCGTCGCCACGGTCGACCCAGCGGGGGACGACGGCCTCGTCGTGGAGGCCGCCTACGGGGTCAAGCTCGTAGCCGACGGCCGCGTCGCCGACTTGGAGGGCGAAGCCTTCGACCTCATCGCCCTGCCGGTGCGTTCACGTCGTCCTCCTCATTCCGAACGGGGTCTCCACTCTCCACTTGCTCCCAAATTAGCGGTCTTTCTTGAAATAACAACTGCTAAGTCTGCCTTATGTGTCATTGGTTCAAGCTGTCTtgtatattgttattaattgtGCATTCGTGCTGATGCATTCAAATAGGAGGGTGATACATGGCCTGATCGTATGGTGTTGATGGTTGATTGGTCATTCGGTGTAGGGAGGAATGCCGGGATCAGTTAACCTTAGAGATTGCAAAGTACTCGAGAAGATGGTCAAGAAACATGCAGACAATGGGGGGCTCTATGGTGCCATCTGTGCTGCGCTGGCGGTGACACTGGCTCATTGGGGCATGCTCAAAGGCTTAAAGGTGCAACATTGATGAAAATTCTGTGGGGTGGTTATCTTGGAAATGTGTAGCATACTGAGAAATTGGTGGCTTTGTAATTTCAGGTGACCTGTTATCCGTCATTCATGGAGAAGTTCACTGCAGAAGTGATCCCTGTGAACTCGAGGGTGGTAATCAATAGAAATGCAGTCACCAGCCAGGGCTCAGGAACAGCAATTGAGTTTGCTCTTGCTTTGGTGGAGCAGCTGTACAGCAAagagaagatggaggaggttgtTGGGCCTTTGGTAAGCTGTATGCCATAACATTTTTCTAATTTCTCTTTGCTGTGTTAACTGATGTTGTTATTAAGAATACGATGATTCCAAATAGTTGATTGTATGCCTTAATGAAATTTGCTATTTACACCTATGATTGTTTGGTATCAAGGAATTACCTGAGTGAGCTGTGGCTTCATATTCAATTGATTCCAATGCTAATTTACAAGTAGGCCACACCGGAATTTTGTAAAGGCCTGCAGATTTGGCATGATCCAATGCTAATTGTGACACATTTTGTTACTGCATATTCAACTGCTTTCCTTTTTTTGGCATATTTCATTAATCTAACAGACCGAAACTTTCTTTCCTGATGATTGTGCTATTGTTCTTGTTTAGTATGTGCGCCCTCAACATGGAGCTGAATATACCATAGAACTTAATGCGGTTGAATGGAAGTGCAGTGGCACACCTCAGGTATGAGATGAAACTGAACTCTGATCTCCATTCGTTTTAGGATGCTTTCTGCTTTTTCCCCCTGCAGAACTCCTGAGTTTTATATTACCGCATCTTATAAGAGTAACCTATTGCAGCCTGCTTCCAGACATGCTCCCAATGTCCTGTTGCAGTGTTGGTGCCGCTAGCTTTATATGAGTGTTCATGTTTCCAGAACTCTGCCTTATACTTAATATTGAATACTAGAGTGATATTCCTGGTTTACATAATAAATATGTTGTTCATAATTAGTTAGGAATGATCACTGGTTCATAGAAATGTACTAGAGCTTTTGCATACAGTAGTTTCAGTGCTTTTCTTTGGGTAATATGGGAGTAGAGGTACAAATTTGTTCAACTTAAAGTAAAACACTGAACCAACCATACTGAAAGTAAAACTCTAATAGTAAAACAACTTTGTCAAACTTTTTTTTACCCAAGGCTGATATTCAATAACATTTTGCAAAGTAGTAATGTACTCACATTTTCTGCAAACCTGTATCCTGAAACTGTGCAATGTGATGGCATGTAAGAGGAACACCTAGTTCGGTAAATCAGCTTAAATGGACACAAAGTTTCgctaattcaaaaaaaatctattcTTGCCATACAATCAAGTAATTAGTAGAAGTCATTTGCAGCTAATTAAGATATAGATGTTTCTGGAATCACTGAAAGtctaaaaaaaatgttgccTCAAGTCTAGAGGAGCTGCAAAACTAAGAGAAAATTTGTAGTATTTGTATATTTATGCCTAGAGACTTGGCATCTGGTCAAATCGCAAATTGCGTCAACCTAAATGATGGATGCTAGTGAAAATATAACAAAGGAATTACCTAGTCATGTGGTAGGCATAAATCTGAAGTGTAGATGGGAATCATTCAGTAAGACTTTACCAGCACAGTAATACAAGTTAGGTCGTACAAAGGAAGCATTAATACTTTCTTGAACATAGATCACAAAAGTATGCATTGACAAACAACTATAACCATTAAGCGCTACATACAATCATCGAACAACATACTGAAACTACTGTCGGAATGTTTGTCGGAATGTTGCACAGAAGGACTTGAGCAACCAGCACCTCTTCACTTCCAGTGATGACAGGTCCTTCCCCACCGTCACCACCATTGACGATGGTAACAAAGGAGTAGGTGACCAGCTGGGCCTGCTCCTGCTTCATGACCATCTCCTTGTGGCACTTGGAGCACATGTTCATGTTGGCCGCACTGCCAAAGAAGCCGCAGTTATTGACGCATAGGATTGGGCACTCCGGCTGCTGGCAGCCTGCCTCCTTGTGTTCCATCACGACTATAAGCTgcgcaaacaaaaaaaatctaaatgtCAATATAGATAAACCATAGTAACATTTGGAAGATAGAAAGTGCATCAATTGGTTCGTTGCTAGTTTTAGGTTCCATATCAAATGGCAATACGAATTGTCTCACTAAGACACCATCATTGATTGCAGAGAGCTCACAGTTCATGGAAAAAGATCCTAATTCTTCGGAAGCACAACACAGTAGTCACTACATCAAAAATGGTATCATGTGCGCGGCTACCAATTCACTCAGTACGTTCATTTGCCCAACAGTCTAAACGAATCGGCGGGCGTCAAATTTCAATCTTCAAAACCACACATGCTCTCCAAACCTGAAGCATCGGCCATGGAGCGATATGTGAAGCCAAATACACTCAGATTTAACCTTTTGTTGGAACCTTGGGCATGAGAGGATTCTTAACTAAATTAAATTGGTATACAATAGCATAGGAATGCAATCTTGAAGGCTGCACTCATGGGGCAGAGCTCCTACTGTATGAGCTAAATTCATAAGGCAAGGGAAGTAACTAACATAAATTGGACACGTATATGTTCGGACCCAATGAACTCGCGATTCAGGACTTCAACATAGATCACAGATAATGTTTTTTCTGCTCTGATATCGCAGTTTATTCAGGAGAGGAATAGGCTGCAGGAGCACAACAACCAACACCAATTCTTGTCATAAGGTACATGAGGCCATATGAGCTAGTTAACCAACAAAATAGAAAATTACGGCATCAAATTACAGGTAGAAAAAGAGCTTGCTGAGAACTAACAgtgacttttgcagcttgcgcATTCTTCTTAATCTCCTCACAAAGCTTGTCTTGCTGATGCATCCCATGTAACTTATTACATGAGGATTCGCCCATACAAGCTGCAAAAGTAAACCACAAATCACAAGGTGGTAAGAAAAGGTGGAGGAAACGAGCAAGATCAAGAAACCAGAGGGCAATAACTCCAAAAAGAACACAGGAAGCACATAAGAACTctaagaaacaaataaaaaaaagacaagcACACAACCAAGAACCCAACCTGCCAAGCCAGACAAGCACATTGGCATCCTATCAAGTGAGCATCGCTCACCATCAGCTcaaataatttaaaaaacatAGGCAAATAAGGCTAATTCATATGGTACCAGCTGTCTCCCTCAAGTAACCATTATGAATTGAATTATAATTTTCCATTCCATTCTGTATGCAGATATCTACTTATTATTGTTGAACAATGTAACACgcaacatataaaaaaaatgtccACATAGCATACCTGTTTGGGACATGCGTTTATCTACTCCTTAAACCTATGTTCCTGCATGTTGTCTATCTGAGCCTTTCTCAATGTCCTTTGAAGCTATGCATGGCAGTGTAGGTCGGTCATAATAATCTTGAAGACAGCCCCTTCCAAAAACGCATTCCAAAGGTAGCAGCATCATCTACCATCTGATCCCTGAAATTCCATGTTAATTCATTAAGAACACAACGCAAAGCATAGATGGTACTACTATGGAAATCTACAGCAAGGGTAGAAATCACAGTATACCTCAACTGCGTTGTGTTCAAATGCACTACTTTGCAGTAGGACATTACAGAAAGAGAAGCATAGTAAATATAGAGCTGACAAGGGGACTAATTTTTTTCTCGCAAATATCTTGCCAACCACATAGACTATGATCCTTTTCAAAACAAAGCCAGTCCCATCCTCCCTTCTGTCTAAGTGAAAATGGTTACCAGTTGTTGTTTGATGATTGCCAGTTGTTGTCAGAATGTCAAAACAAACAACATGTACTGTGCAGTGCACTGCTATTCCGACAAGCATGATTGCCAGTTCGACTACCAGGCTGCAGCTAGGAATGCCATTGCCAAGGCTAATCCGGTGGTGAAGGCGGATGGGGGTGTGAAATGGGTTGCGATCTGCAAGATTTCATCGTTCTTCTTTGCTGCTTTATCATTGCACTTGTCATTTTTGTTCAACATTGTGATGCACACCTGCATCCAGGCAGCTGCAAGAATTCATCCTGTCAGTCGAGTCCAAATGGTATGTGTGTTGGGTATGTTGTGTAAGCTTATTCACCGTGGTTTCGGTCAGTATTGTGGCATTCTCATTTAGCTAGCTCTGAAATGTACTATTGTCTCATGGGTGTTACATTCCAAACAGTGATAGTAATCAGCAATGGTCTGCTATCGGCACATTCGATTCATCAATCATTAGTGCTCTGCAATCAATTCATGTGCATTGTTATTTCATTCAGGACTCTTGTGTCTTatcattatattttaaaattatgttTGTTGGAGAGCTCGGATCATGAGGACGCAGCTTGATTGTAGGAGATGCAGATACTACATTGCAATACAACCCACCACGAACATGATGATTGTGCACTGTTGCAAAAATTGATCACGTTTTGTTGAGTTCCAACACAAAGCAACTTAAATTGTCAAGCAAGGCTGCAAGGGAAGATTTCACAAACAATGTTCTCTTATAGTCTACACAATGGGAACATGTAGCTCTCCTTTCTATATGGGTTGGAACAAGTCTACGCTGCTTTGTATGATTGTCACCTGCAAAGCATTGGAATAAGCCTAAGTTGTTTTATATGATTTGTTACTTGCAAAGAGGATAAGTCGTTCGTAAATATTCTTTTGCAGTGATGAATATTGTTTCCCTTAATTTGTGGGTTACCCTCTTTAGATATGATGTGAACATTGAGCAACTCCTTCGCCGGGTGTTGAGCAGAGATGGATTGAAGAATACAGTCACCGTTGTAGAAGTCTCATCATCTTGAGATTTCTTCGTTGTTTATGAGAGAATGGAGAtgtattttatttgtaattatttttatgATGAAATAATTGAGAATATTGCTATGATATATGTTATCTCCGGAGTGATATGCTATTTTAATAGAAAGAtatattcaaaatatttagataCTGTTGCAACTCACGAACATTGTACTATAATAGCTAAGCATGTCAACAACCAAGAACAGATGAGGACGGCTAAACGATTTGACGGTCACATACTGAGTACCCAATATTAAGTAGCACGATCTGTCAGTAGCATAGCATTACATCCAGTGTTTGACCGTGCTACGGAAATAGCATGGTAGCACCAAGCAGAGTTGATTTcttttctcaaatagctaatcTACATTCGATCCAACAAGCAGTGAAATGATTCTCCTGAAGAATCATGGTTGGACAGAAATGAAACTTCAGTACTTCAGTGCTGGCTTTTGGATTGGCAGCAGTCCAAACCTCTTCTTCAACAGGTACCGCTGGCGAGAGTACTTGTCATCTGGAGAGAAGCGAGCTGTACCGCAAGTAACAGTTTCACTACTTCATCGTGCAAGAAAAACGATGAGGGCAAACAATCAAAACTACAATTGCAaccatgaaaaagaaaaaaaatccacatgTTTCACTCGCGCGATAGTTCTGACATCTGAGGTTACATCTTTTTCGGTCGTACACATCAACGATACAAGTGTTCAACTAAAGAAAACTAAATTAGGTTTAATCTATGTTGCTCTAATCATATCGGGAGTAATATAACAGGAGGAAACTCTAATCTGGCAAACAGTGCTCATATTAAGCTCACTAGATCAGGTGAAGTATTGATCATATAAAAGCAAAGGGATTCATCACCCCAAAAGAAAGAATGATCTGTAGTTTTGTACAGATAGGTACCACTAGGGATGACAATTATGTGTGGTGGATACGGGTAGTACTAACTGTACTTGTCAGTTTTTTCCCACGCGCGAGAGAAGAGCGAGCACCAAACCCGTCAACCGTGGGTATACCTATTAACCCGCAAGCCATATAAATACTCATTTGACAAGGTTTTGAATATAGCATTACAAAAACTAACAAGTAGCAAAGGGTGGTTTACGGCAAATGATTTAGTTGTTCAAACACAGCCTCCAGTTGCTCCCAATTCTACATTCATGCATAAACAGTCATTTGTACCAGATCACATTGccaaataagaagaaaaatacataggactcaaaatttaacctacATAGATATCACATATGCGTGATCAACAACCACTGTCTGCAAATAGATCAATAATGTAAacctttttagaaaaaaaaaacaagggaaGGTAAAAACAGCAGGACAAATCCACTCTTCATTCCTAAATACAAGTCTATGCTGAGATACAAATTTAAGTACTGGTTCTTATTTTGATCCATTAGTAACCTGTAAGGTATGATATTGTACTTTCATGAAAGACTTGTATGTAGGAATGGAGTAGCAAATAGATCATTTTATGTAGGTTCAGTGAAACCTCAATTGATGATAGGAAATTAAAGTCCTTTTCCTTGCCATCTTCTCCATCAATTTTACCCATACGGATATTAGAGTTTAGAGAAGTGGGCCCATATGTCAGAGATGTTATATGGGTAAACGGGTTCTACGTGTACGGGTATATCTTATCCGTACCTATCTACCCATTGGGTAGTATTTTTCACCCACGAACGTACCTACGGGTACCAAATGCAATCCATACCCGATCTTATTAGGATATTTACCCACGGGTAAACGAGTTAAATTGTCATCCCTAGGTATCACCACCGTAACTCAGTCCTCAAGGACG
Coding sequences:
- the LOC133919331 gene encoding two-component response regulator-like PRR1; translation: MMGVGEGDRVGGGGGMGGGQQFVDRSKVRILLCDGDPTSSREVLRLLCNCSYQVTCAKSPRQVINILNFEASEIDIILAEVDLPVSKCFKMLKYIARNKDLRHIPIIMMSNRDEVSVVVKCLRLGAAEYLVKPLRTNELLNLWTHVWRRRRMLGLPEKNFFNDNFELVLSEPSDANTNSTTLLSDETDDRPKENMNQETGTSNQREYESNPSVADPEQKGKMEGVPGSVVDTDQASSTGIMFSRPIKTNLRVAESSAFLAYVKSSTPTTSSFDSELQRGGSRLDSLDYQGNCSGATDRSDTGIDVNIRDKEAFEMPVQYPMVCYSSSYLHMERSNEGQNDTSGTPPVYHFPFYYPGMVEHNMTLPTVQNFQGNINHAQPHTPPTLLPRYNVYPQCHGVPMMPSFQFNPAGMSMQSSHLPTQNLWPLVSSTPIPEETCSRSERRAAALAKFRQKRKERCFDKKVRYVNRKKLAETRPRVRGQFVRQTSNADIMSTGDDISEDEDDPSSREVEMVSSPE
- the LOC133919332 gene encoding protein DJ-1 homolog B-like, producing the protein TWQAAASTAFSCLAYAPFSGLNRAGARVTVATVDPAGDDGLVVEAAYGVKLVADGRVADLEGEAFDLIALPGGMPGSVNLRDCKVLEKMVKKHADNGGLYGAICAALAVTLAHWGMLKGLKVTCYPSFMEKFTAEVIPVNSRVVINRNAVTSQGSGTAIEFALALVEQLYSKEKMEEVVGPLYVRPQHGAEYTIELNAVEWKCSGTPQV